The stretch of DNA ATTGCAAGTCTCCTTGACCCAAGAGGATGGAGGCAGCCTGACACATCTGAACTCTGTCCAACCTTCCCTCTGAGTATTTCTAAATTGCAGGCTTCAGAAGGGGAGTCCAGGAGCCTGGAcacctgcagctggcagctcagagCACATCATGACACACTCCTTACTCTCTTAGAAGGAGTTTTGTTTCCATGTGATGTAGGAGATGCTCCATCATCAAGTCATCTAGAGACAAGACAGCACAAAATTCCTTGCTTGTTGAGGCCAGACACTCTCAGTAAAACTGTTCCATCGCTTCCATACTTAAGGTATGTTTTTGACCCCTTCAACAAATAGCTTAAGTGAGGAAGTGATTTTTCTGATGGCTTGTCAGTTGAAGAAAAACCTACAGACATGATTAAGCTACAAATACTGTGGACTAGACTTTTAGTCTTTTCATGTTCAATGTTTACTTTGTAATTAGATCGAGCAAAATAATCTAGACTCTATAGCATAAACCTCCCAAAATATCCCCAACACCTTATTTCCAAAACTTGCGCCAAcataaaaaactatttttccttccaaaatagATACTAAGAAATGTTGAGTTTTAAGCAATAGCTGTGGAATTTAAAATACGGATTTTTCTATATCTGTGTCTATCCAACCATTCTGTAAAACATATATACTTACTCCTACCAtgcttttaaatacttaaaatttattGAGAACATAATTCACAATGTATCCGAGTTGCCACTTTCCACTAGATTTGACTGGAAAATGGATTCTCAAAGAACTGTAATTTGGGGGTATCAAGCAGCATCCTCTCACTCACATGGCTTTTTACCTCTTTCCTACCTAGAAGGCCTTGCAGAATGCTGGGGGTTATTGTATTGCACTGTCTGCACCATGGTGTCAGAATGGAACGTTCTGGGACACGTAGATGGCAGCCTGCCAGAGCTTATACTAACAGTGACCTTTTTTCccatataaaataataataattttaaaaattagtgttGCTAGCTGACTAGAAATACTTAGGGGTTTGGCTTCTCTCCCTTAGAGACCCAAAAAAGTTGCAATTTCTATACTGAATAGCTCATGAACATACCAGCAAAGCTTTACTAGGGCTGGAGTTCACGTACTGCACTAACATACTTCTGTTCCAAAATAGTTTTGAATTTCTCCTACAATGATTCTACATTAGAaaagtgtaatttaaaaagGTGTATGGAAACATGTGCAACTGTGTATATATAAAGGCATTTATATAAAGGCATTTAGAACTATAAATCACATTTAGGTATTTGCCTGACCAAACTTTTCTGGACTTGCTATTCTGAAATGGGATTTCCTTGTTTCATGCCATGCCTGACACCAAGAGCCAGTTACCTGTTTTGTATTACAAGGGTAATGCTAAATCTTTAAGGGAAAGTAGTTGAGTGGCACCATGTTCCTGAGGAGTATTACCTGCTAACTGTGGTTTGACCAATGTgtctggaggaaagaaaacgGTAAGAGCTGGGATGTCAATAACTGACTTGTGAAAAACATCCCCAAGGACGCAATTTCAGAGAGAAACTGAAGCTTAAACTTCCATGTTTTGATTCCTGCTCTGTTTATTCAGGCACTACTGCATGCCATGGGCCAAGAGCTGGAACAGGACATGGCACTTCCATGTGAAGTGCACTGGGAAGCCTCAGTGCACCCCTGGTACCTGCCACAGCCTGGGgtctctctccctgcctggatCTGCCGGGATCCATCGCCACAGGAAGGACGTGTACATGCTTAGAGCTTTGGGCAAGTAGGACAAAGGCGTTACTGTAGTTCTTACAGGCTGAACATTTTGCAGTCTCAAGGCTAGAGGATGCTAACAGGATTGATCTGTCTCTACTGGGATCTGTGGAGAACAATTAACTACACAATCAGGTTCTGTACTAAGATGGATGGGTTAAAAGATACTTGAGAGCCTCAACTGATCACACCCCTCTAAAAAAGAATATAGTATATGTACATTAAATTAAGACTGAGGGTGTCTTCTTTAAATCATTTTATGATGCTGACAGTGCAAAGAAGAATCATTAGTAAAAGGACAACTGAAACAATTCAAAACAAGtatatttgaaatgcaaaatccAATTCAGTCAAAAATATACGTTAACAAAAGTAAACAAAGGTGAAAGCTGTcaggaatataaaaaaaaaacccttttcccctccccctttaaattaaatatgctgaaaacacattaaaaaaatttctgctcAAAACCAGTCAAACACCCAAGTGAAGTTTCAGGTAGTTCTTCTGGCAGTGGTGCAGTTTTTGATGGTTCAGCTAGGATTCAGTGTCTGTTAGAGGCACATAGATGATGGCTGTACAGCACAAACaatttgcagttttaaaataaagctttatgCTAAGGCAAGAGAAACAGTAATTTCTTGCAAAATGTCACAAGTTAAAGAGGGGTTTTAGAAACCTAGAACTGCTATGTATACTTTATGTATGGACAGCGGTCACTTCAGCACCACTAACAGGGCACTGGAAAGACATTGCATTCCCCAGTGCTGctacttttttattattatttagcaGGAGTGAAGAGACTTAAATTACTCGGCACTTTATGCAAGATAACATGCAATTTTGGAATTGGAATATAGCACCTcatctttctgttttgctgacTCCCTCTGTCAACACCACACTCATGCAGTAGCAGAGTTCTGCAAATTAGGATCACAGCACAAGAAGCCTGTTGTCTGGTAAACTAGTGGGACATCCCTGAACACCTCTCCCCTGAAGCTTCAGATTGCAGAGGAACAATTAACCCAGCTTCTGTGAGGTTCATCAGCACTTGATGGATGCCTCCGAGTTGCTTACAGAAGCAGCACCCTTTCACATAACATTTACAGATTGTGAAGCTTTAGTATTTATACAAACTCCTAAGTTTGTTAATCTTGGAATAATCAATATATTAGAAGAGCATTAGATGTTTATtagaacacttttttcctttagacTTATCTCACTTGAAACAAAAGCCTAAAGCCAACTTACAGACTTAACCCGAACCAACAGAAACTGGCTCATCATTGTATCATAGCCTAAGATGCATCTCGGTCTGCTGCACTGTGCAGTTACAAACTCTTCCTttaaattaacctttttttcccccactacCTCACAGCAGTACCATCCTGCACTCCCCATAAGATACAGTGTACTCTTGTCAGCAACGGGagaaccacaaaaatatgaaaaatttgGTATTTGATCTTTTCATTCCAGTACAGTTTGTACGTCTTGCAGCCAATTCATATTCTGCCTGGGTGAGTGAAAACAGCACAACAGCTCTAACAGAGGCTCACTTTTGTTTGTGTATCAGTGGCCTTTGCCCCACCTTAATTACGTAAAACTCACAATGAGGTACTTCAGAGTTCGCAAATCCCACATACAGATTATAGCAGCAACTTGTGTAAGAACAGTAAACGCTATGACTGGTATTCTTCAACTAAGAAATCCAGCCATATactataattaaaaatttaaatactgaaTGGAATCACTTAACGGCATATCGGGGATTAAGTCCCATAGCTTGTGGATCAATGCGTTTACATCTcttgcacagcagagctgcctccgCAGTCAGTCCCAGCAAGTGATTCTTTCCTGCTCGGGGATCAGACTCCAATTGGGTGAAGGCTTGTCAGTCGCCAGCCAGTCAAAGTCATCCACCAGGTTCCAGTTGTTACTGTTTCTGTCCAGCCCAGACGACTCGAAATCCCCCTCGATACCAGGGTACCTCCAGGAGTAGGGCGCGAAGGAGACCTGAGTGCAGGCCTCGATTACGGCCCGGCTGGTCACCTGCACGTAGACCCGGCAGTCGCGGGTGCGGTGGGTGCGGAGCTGCTGGCAGGCCACCGCCAGCAGGCAGTCGCTGCAGCCGTCCACCAGCACGGAGGTGGACACGGGCCCGCAGAGCACGGTGCAGCCGCGGCAGTCGCGCATCCGCAGTGTGTTGGGGTTGCCGCGGAGCCGCACCCGGCAGCCGCGCAGCTCCGACAGCAGCACGTCCCGCTGCAGCAGCTCCGCGGGGCCGAGCTCCAGCTCCTCGTCCTGGGCGCCGCTGAACCCGCACAGCGGCGGCCCGCCCGATTCGCCCTCGGCGAGACcggggccgggcgcggcgggggccggcggggcgggctcggcggggcgcggggcgctGCCCGGGGCCGCTTCTTTCTTGAGAGCGCGGAAGGCGAATTTCTtcttgggctgcagctgctgccgcCGCGCCGCCAGGTCCCCCTGCAGCCGCGCCACGGTCTCCTGCCCCTGCCGCACCTCGTAGGGCGCCAGGAACCGCACGCTGCCCgtcagcagcttctgcagcGCCTGCAGGCGGGCGGCCGCCTCCTCCAGCGTCCCCGCCGCCAGCAGTGCCTCCACGGCCTCCCGCTCCCGGGCGAAGGCAGCCAGGAAGAACTcgctctgctcctccttcacTACCTGCGCCTCCTTCTTCTGCCGCTGCCGCTCCACGCCCTGCTGCCGCTCCGCTTCCCGCCGCTGCAGCCGCTCCGGCAGCACCACAGCGGAGGCGGCCAAGCCCGCGGCCACCTCAGGCTGTGAGGGAGCCGCCACGGCCGCTGAAGCTGCCTCTCCCGGCGCCGCCATCTTGCCGCTCGCCTCCCCTGCGGTCACTAAGCGGCGCGCCGATTGGCTGCCCGCAGCCCTGACTGCGTCGCCGCCGCCGATTGGCGGCGCGGGAGACGCGCGGCGGGGGAGGGCGGGAGGGCCGGAGGGAGGGGTCTCCCGCGGTCTTAAAGGGGGCCGCCGCCTCGCCGCGGGATGGGGTGAGTGCTGGCGGCAGGTGCCGCGCTGGGCGGGTTATCCCGCTTCCCAAATTAGCGCCCGGGATATAAATAAgctcccgccccgctcccccgcTGTGCCCGCGCGGAGCTGTCCGCTTTTTCCCGCTGCTCTACTTAACAGCCCCCGTACCTCGGGCCGCGCCCGTCTCCACCGACCCTGGGCGCAGGGTtcccgcgggcggcggggccggggcgggcgaGGAAAGGGGCGGCTCGGTGCGGGGCCCGAGCGCGAGGCGGAGGGGTCGCAGTGCAGAGCTCCACCCGCCCTCCCGAGCGGGGTCGGGGCCGCCCCGAGCCGCCCCCATGTTGCCGAGGCGCCGGGCGGTCCCGGCCCCCTGCCCGGGTGGGGTCCCCTGGCAGCCTCACGCGGCCGGCGGCTTCGGGAGGCTCCGTAAACGCCGTGTTTTAATAAACgttccctgctgcctccctctccCGCAGTGAAGTGGCTGTGAAAAAGGCTGCTGAGCCTTGCAGGTAACTGCAAAGGTGCTGCCAGGTGGATCGATGTCTTCCTAGGTGCTTATTTGGTTTCTGGAGTGTTTTGTTCCAGAAGAGAGTTCGGTTCTTGAAGGAAAATgtgggagctgtgccagtggATTACTGTGCTCCAGAGGGAGGACTGTATGAGCAATCCACAGAGGCCTATATGGAAACATGGGAAGGAAGGCTTTTATaattctgaaatgtgttttaagtAAATTTGCAGCGGGAACCAGAAATTAAGTACACTGGCTACAAAGTAAAAAAGTGACTGTCGTTGTGCTCTATTCATTTGAGAATTGTTTTTCTattcattgtattttaatttgtgcaAAGAAAGTTAACACTAAGCACTCTTttagaaatgtgaaaacaaatttaacTCCTGTTCATTTCTACAAATACCACCTCCTTTCCCTTGTCATTTCGATGTCAGTTGTAACAAATTAACACAGGACCTACGACTACCCATTGAAACAAAAAAGTGGTAAACCCAAAGTAGATAATCTGAATTATCCGTCCTCTGGTAATAGCGTGAGTTTTTTGCCTAATGTTCCTGTTTGGAAGTATAAGATGTTATGCCCCTTAAAGATAGCATTTGAAAGTAGCTGTTTCCTGAGAAATGtggtttaatttctgtattagAAACGGTATAATGTTAGAACGTATGGAATACCCAAACCTTATATGTGATAAAGTCAGTCCAGTTGGGATGACAGAGGAAAGGCAGTGAAATGCCTTTAACCCTTGCAATGTACAGAGGACTTGCACTAAAATAGAGAATATTCTTTCCTTAACAGTGTTAACATAAAAGCTAAGGGGATTGCAAGGGATTGTTATGTAACAGCAGCACTTTGGAGCAGGTTGGATGGACAGTGGGATAGGTGAAGTGTTTGATGCATTACAGCTCTTAATGCAGCATTACATCTGTTGCAACACTGGGATGttcagaattttgtttctgaaaaatcagattgagtcttaaaaatgaaaaccttttgGATTGTAGAAGAAGAGTGTGCTCAGTCATGAAAAAGGAAGGGTACTGAAATATTCTTGCTTGATATTTTTCCCTACCAGTGTGTTTAAATGATACATTTAGTAAGTCTTAGGcattttttctaataaatagTCAAATCCACTCCTGCAGTTATTGCAGCAATGTTTCATTAGGCAGGAATATGGTGCACTTAATTCTCCGGAAGACAAAAATCCTTATTTCCATGTTGTTGAAAGATGTGGTAGTTTAGTTTTAGCTAGCAGGCTCTTTTTGCCTTATGTTCCCATGAGTCTAGCTAATACAGGTGGTAACAGTGATGGAAGTGCTTATCCCATTCGTGAGAATATTGACAGAAAAaggtttttgctgtttttcataGGCACAAATGTTCCTGGAGTATGGCTTTGGTATTGTTACACAGATGTGAGCCAGTAGATGAACTGCACTGGGTAAAAGAACTTTATATATGGAAGGATTGCAAGCAAACACTACTGTACACAGCACAGAATAAGTGCTAAATATTTTATGCTGTAGTATAATTACTGCTTATTATATCTGGACACTTAGAATGCTAGATATTCTGAATTGTTTTTTCTATAGGCAGTTGGAGGTTTAAATTAATGAGGACCAAATAACCTTTTGAATAGAAGCTTCTGGGAGAGACTGGAATCTTTTTACCTTGCTAATGCGTACAAttgtttttttggttaaaagcaaaaaaaatccagacgCAAGAAGGTGAAATATATGAccataatgaaaaatgaaaaagggagCTGTCAAATTCTTCCAACTATTTCATCTTGATGTTCCAAAATTACTTTCCACACTTACAATTTGAGGTTTTGGTATAATTGATATTggcatgtatatatatatagatagatagatatactttttttttttttaatggtcaTGCAAAGACTGACAATTTTCTTCCTGACTGCTGGCAGCCACTTCTATGTTTTGAGGCTGCTTAGTGTGCCAAACAGTAACCACTGGAATAAAATGTAAGCCTTCTAGCTCAGGCTTGGACTCATTTGGGTAAGCTGCAACAAGTAGTTTGGCTGTTTGAGGGTATGAGAAAAAAGTAAGGTACATAATTCTCTGTGTTatatgtttttcctgtttttctcctcttggatgtgctttctttcctctctggttTGAAAGTAGATAGCAATCATTTCAGTAAGACCTTTTGCCATTGTTTGCACTGTACAGTGTAGTTTGTTTTATGTGAAGTTGCAGGTTGCACTTGTTTACTTTGATCCAGTGCTGTGAAACTCCAAAACATGAGCTCTGTGCATGCTTCCACATTTAAATCTGTGTCCCATGGTTATCAGTCATGAATGCTATCTACGTGAAATACTTCACACTGATTTGCTATAGCTCAACAGCATTACCTCACAGCCTTTTAAGTGAGATGTATTGTGTAGTTCAGCTGAAGGTTCAAGATCCTGTCTCGTTCCATCATTATTTTAAGAAGACTGGGCAGTAAAAGAGAGATCCACAGAGGCAACTGGGTATTCAGCCTCATAATAACGGATTCTTACACCTGAGGTTCCTGTGCTTGTAAAAGTCAGGAACCTTATCGTTGTGGTGTGATCTCGAGATGCAGATTTGCAGTCTCtcaagcagaggaaggaaggaagggagttATTGCTTATCATCAGTACGTATTCCCAACACTGATAATTCTTATTCCAAAGGGCGTAATGCGTGTATGTTGCACcgtcacacacacaaaatgctatgtgtgttttcaagaaaagcagcagcctctgtgcctTGCATGGAGCTCTTATCTGATAGATGTGATCTCTGCCTGTTAGATTGAGTTTCTGCAGAAGAGATTAGCAGAGCAACGTAATTACTTCTGGCTACAAAGTAGGTACTTCAGCGGCTTGTGCAACCAGCGTATTCTGCTGATGGTTTTAGTAAGGGCTCTTTGAACTCCTCTGGCACTGTGATCAGGCATTAAAGAT from Corvus cornix cornix isolate S_Up_H32 chromosome 3, ASM73873v5, whole genome shotgun sequence encodes:
- the TBCC gene encoding tubulin-specific chaperone C, whose product is MAAPGEAASAAVAAPSQPEVAAGLAASAVVLPERLQRREAERQQGVERQRQKKEAQVVKEEQSEFFLAAFAREREAVEALLAAGTLEEAAARLQALQKLLTGSVRFLAPYEVRQGQETVARLQGDLAARRQQLQPKKKFAFRALKKEAAPGSAPRPAEPAPPAPAAPGPGLAEGESGGPPLCGFSGAQDEELELGPAELLQRDVLLSELRGCRVRLRGNPNTLRMRDCRGCTVLCGPVSTSVLVDGCSDCLLAVACQQLRTHRTRDCRVYVQVTSRAVIEACTQVSFAPYSWRYPGIEGDFESSGLDRNSNNWNLVDDFDWLATDKPSPNWSLIPEQERITCWD